In the genome of Chryseobacterium oryzae, one region contains:
- a CDS encoding GLPGLI family protein, which translates to MKKIFTIIFILVIAIIKSQSKIIIEYDYSFANMDNLNAFIIGSQDNSFFFFSNDANATYKSLKDSNFSSVNQFYIFNYNLNEENFFQRIYLLPKTNNVTSKLAVEKIKDLDWKITSETKQILGYKVFAATTQFRGRDYKVWFSKDLPIRVFPWKLKGLPGAILEFVDSENFIRGYAKKIILNSEEEFPNKVLKFFSKDDLNLAIPFKKMVELENEVLQEHMNESIAALPKGVKYAVPNIREMMLEKSFEWKQPKP; encoded by the coding sequence ATGAAAAAAATATTTACGATAATATTTATTTTAGTTATTGCTATTATAAAATCGCAATCAAAAATAATAATTGAATATGATTATAGTTTTGCTAATATGGATAATTTAAACGCATTCATTATAGGCAGTCAAGATAATTCTTTCTTCTTTTTTTCAAATGATGCAAACGCTACTTACAAGAGTTTGAAAGACAGTAACTTTTCTTCCGTTAATCAATTTTATATTTTTAATTACAATTTAAACGAAGAAAATTTTTTTCAAAGAATTTATCTCTTACCAAAAACGAATAATGTAACTTCTAAATTAGCTGTAGAAAAAATTAAGGATTTAGATTGGAAAATAACTTCTGAAACAAAACAAATTTTGGGATATAAAGTTTTTGCAGCAACAACGCAATTCAGAGGCAGAGATTATAAAGTATGGTTTTCTAAGGATTTACCTATTAGAGTATTTCCTTGGAAACTTAAAGGTCTGCCTGGTGCAATTCTTGAATTTGTAGATAGCGAAAATTTTATAAGAGGATATGCAAAAAAAATTATATTGAATTCTGAAGAAGAATTTCCAAATAAAGTTTTAAAATTTTTCTCAAAAGATGATTTGAATTTAGCAATACCATTTAAAAAAATGGTTGAGCTTGAAAATGAAGTTTTACAAGAACATATGAATGAATCTATAGCAGCTTTACCTAAAGGTGTAAAATATGCAGTTCCTAACATACGAGAAATGATGTTAGAGAAATCTTTCGAATGGAAGCAACCTAAACCTTAG
- a CDS encoding GLPGLI family protein, which yields MNIKTFYFFLLSVICNASFFGQQNTIVEYNYQFFDGGEPTSEKQYLIIGRDKTFYFTYNATLDSLKFNEDFILKKGFNLKFISNNSLIEYKTSLPQKRALVSDSLPNFNWKILNDTKIILGYNCQKASIVFRGRKYDVYFTKDIPIDKGPWKFNSLPGLILEVSDQNKFFKFEATKIFLNSKIPIPPLLEDFFEKYKNNIIPYKRFIEEENKYLLYLHEMIKANSAPGAIYDNINLREYCIEKTFEWN from the coding sequence ATGAATATTAAGACATTTTATTTTTTTCTTCTATCAGTAATTTGTAATGCTAGTTTCTTTGGACAACAAAATACTATTGTTGAATATAACTATCAATTTTTTGATGGTGGTGAGCCAACCTCAGAAAAACAATATTTAATTATTGGAAGAGATAAGACTTTTTACTTTACTTACAATGCAACATTAGATAGTTTAAAATTCAATGAAGATTTTATTTTAAAGAAAGGTTTTAATCTAAAATTTATCAGTAATAATAGTCTCATAGAATATAAAACTTCTCTCCCACAAAAAAGAGCTCTCGTTTCAGATTCTTTACCCAATTTTAACTGGAAAATACTTAATGACACTAAAATTATTTTAGGATATAATTGTCAAAAAGCATCTATAGTATTTAGAGGTAGAAAATATGATGTGTATTTTACAAAAGATATTCCTATAGATAAGGGACCTTGGAAGTTCAATAGTTTACCAGGACTAATTTTAGAAGTTTCAGATCAAAATAAATTTTTTAAGTTTGAGGCAACCAAAATATTCCTAAACAGCAAAATACCAATACCTCCTTTATTAGAAGATTTTTTTGAGAAGTATAAAAATAACATTATTCCTTATAAAAGATTTATTGAAGAAGAAAATAAATATTTGCTATACTTACATGAAATGATAAAAGCTAATAGTGCACCAGGTGCAATTTATGATAATATAAATTTGAGAGAATATTGTATAGAAAAGACTTTCGAATGGAATTAA
- a CDS encoding GLPGLI family protein gives MRLLISLVFISNLFFSQENKINFVQYILKTSNGYNETNNLDVFLLFNDSKKIYFTPFLYKDKPYQPIDFEDFTRQDFSKNVDEIVKHDAEDNIIYENKYDMIKNSVYITADKVNFNWSLKNNFKTILGYKSQQAQTEFRGRIWTVWFTDKIPTQFGPWKFYGLPGLILEARDNLGLFEYSANKIILNSDYQFSKVIENFFAYKDRAIEYKNFVEIENKNIKTLNEQIRSSFPRGTVFLDDNEPLRKLKYELSFEWEKEPKKP, from the coding sequence ATGAGATTATTAATTTCTTTAGTTTTCATTTCAAATTTATTTTTTTCACAAGAAAATAAAATAAATTTTGTTCAATATATATTAAAAACGAGTAATGGCTACAATGAGACCAATAATTTAGATGTGTTTTTGTTATTTAATGATAGTAAGAAAATTTATTTTACGCCATTTTTATATAAAGATAAGCCTTATCAGCCAATTGATTTTGAAGATTTTACAAGACAAGACTTTTCAAAAAATGTTGATGAAATTGTTAAACACGATGCAGAAGACAATATCATTTATGAAAATAAATATGATATGATTAAAAATTCTGTTTATATAACAGCTGATAAAGTCAATTTTAATTGGAGTTTAAAAAATAATTTTAAAACTATTTTGGGATACAAAAGCCAACAGGCTCAAACAGAATTCAGAGGAAGAATTTGGACAGTTTGGTTTACAGATAAAATTCCTACACAATTTGGACCCTGGAAGTTTTATGGTTTACCTGGTTTAATCTTGGAAGCAAGAGATAATTTAGGATTATTTGAATATTCTGCAAATAAAATAATACTTAATTCTGATTATCAATTCAGTAAAGTTATTGAAAACTTTTTTGCTTATAAAGATAGAGCAATTGAGTATAAGAATTTTGTGGAGATTGAAAACAAAAATATAAAGACTCTTAATGAACAAATTAGGTCATCCTTTCCTAGAGGAACCGTTTTTTTAGATGATAATGAACCATTGAGAAAACTAAAATACGAATTGTCCTTTGAATGGGAAAAAGAACCTAAAAAACCTTAA
- a CDS encoding GLPGLI family protein → MKKFFKVLFLFLSTLFITAQNNRNTLVVQYESKLMGNEMYSIMVGIESRTIFFYSNVKDDIKNIFTNNKLDINPYFVFINNGQENVIYKSFSFSSREYYKKGGLSIDNYPKMIWKISTETKNILGFKCQKANTSFRGRDYTVWFTTEIPGNYFPWKFEGLPGVILSFSDKEKLFTSEAISVIQNKNPSVEFEEKIDKYFSTYKNSAIKYQKDIENEDKWLLERRSERNASSPLGTNIIKSHIRELDFEKEFEWEKEPKKQ, encoded by the coding sequence TTGAAAAAGTTCTTCAAAGTATTATTCCTATTTTTATCAACACTATTCATTACAGCCCAAAATAACAGAAATACTTTGGTAGTTCAGTACGAATCCAAATTAATGGGAAATGAAATGTATTCAATTATGGTTGGTATAGAATCTAGAACAATTTTTTTCTATTCTAATGTAAAAGATGATATAAAAAATATATTTACTAATAATAAATTAGATATCAATCCCTATTTTGTATTTATTAATAATGGACAAGAGAATGTAATTTATAAATCTTTTAGTTTTTCTTCTCGAGAATATTATAAAAAAGGTGGATTGAGTATAGACAATTATCCTAAGATGATTTGGAAGATTTCAACTGAAACCAAAAATATTTTAGGATTTAAATGTCAAAAAGCTAATACTTCTTTCAGGGGAAGAGATTATACTGTTTGGTTTACCACAGAAATACCCGGGAATTATTTTCCTTGGAAATTTGAAGGATTACCTGGTGTAATTTTAAGTTTTTCTGATAAAGAAAAACTTTTTACATCTGAGGCAATTTCTGTAATTCAAAATAAAAATCCTTCGGTTGAATTTGAGGAAAAAATTGATAAATATTTTTCAACATATAAAAATTCTGCTATAAAATATCAGAAAGATATAGAAAATGAAGATAAATGGTTGTTAGAAAGAAGAAGCGAACGTAATGCTAGTTCTCCATTAGGCACAAATATTATTAAGTCTCATATAAGAGAATTAGATTTTGAAAAGGAATTCGAATGGGAAAAAGAACCTAAAAAGCAATAA